The Melospiza melodia melodia isolate bMelMel2 chromosome 7, bMelMel2.pri, whole genome shotgun sequence genome has a segment encoding these proteins:
- the LOC134420500 gene encoding olfactory receptor 14L1-like: MFEHLHRLQNCDLSWSPCSAPANVQQQLHQIFRAVLRIPSEQGWHKAFSTCLPHLAVVSLFVSTGIFAYLKAPSMSFPSLDVAVSVLYSVVPPALNPLIYSLRNQELKAAVWRLMTRQCKKH, from the exons atgtttgaacatttacacagactccagaactgtgacttaagctg gtctccatgttcagccccagcaaatgtccaacagcagctccatcag atcttcagggccgtgctgaggatcccctctgagcagggatggcacaaagccttttccacctgcctccctcacctggccgtggtctccctctttgtcagcactggcatttttgcctacctgaaggccccctccatgtccttcccatccctggatgtggcagtgtcagttctgtactcggtggtgcctccagccctgaaccctctcatctacagcctgaggaaccaggagctgaaggctgcagtctggagactgatgactagacaatGTAAGAAACATTAG